The genomic stretch CAATCGTCCCAGCAGTTTCAAAATTCGCTTATAGTCGGCCCATAAGGCCCGAACCATAATGATATTTCGGGCATCATCAGGAATCAGGATTGGCTCACCAGCAAACTGCATGGAGGCAAGTGATGGACCCGTAGACGGCGCACTACTCCTTCCAGGGGTTGGAGCGACGGGCGATTGTGCGTCTTTTGTGTTGCCTGGAGGCCGAACTACAGGTCGTGTTGTTTTCGTTTTAGTTGTAGTCGTCGTTTTCTTTTCATTTTCCTTTATAAGCGAGTTAACCAAATCCGCAAGTTCAGTTGCAACAGAGTTTCGTACATTGTATATATAGATGCTGTCACGTCCCTCGGTAGGTGCCCTATCTAAATCCTGAGCCCACTTAAGGGCTGTACGGATCAGCGACTCGTTATAACCGATCATCAATAACGAGTTAACCCTCTCCATGGGCAGAATCTGCACACCTTCATAATCCTTTTTATTAATCTTCAAGGCGGAAAGTATTTCAACCAACTCATCTTTCAGATCAAAGAGCGGGGCCTGTTCAACTCGGAACATCCGCACCACAAGCGAAGAAAGGGCGGAGACATCCATTCTTGATAAGATCATTAAACCATCTACAATCTGGCTCTCAAAATCCGTAATTATCAACGTGTTCTGTTCAGCAAGGTTATAAACCATATTATGTTCTGACAGGTAGGGTTCTATTAGTTTTTGCGCTTCTGCCGAAGACATATGGACAACCGGCACAATCTGGGTAATCAGCTTCGGCGACTCCTTGAGCAAGCCCATCTGGTCCTTATCATAAATTGCCATGGACACAGGCTTTCCAGCTACAAAGATGTAGTCATGCTGCCCCTCACTGCGAATATCCAAGCCATTAATATTGAGTAGTTTTTTAAAAATAGTAAAGAGCTGGTCGTTGGGGATTTTCTGACCGGACCGGATGTTGACCGTACCCTTGACGTTGGGATCAATGACATAGCTCAAATCAAGTGTTTCGGCAATAACCTGAATAACCTCATAAATATCGGCATTGTCAAAATTAAGCATTACCCCTTCGCCCTCAACAGCCTCACCTTTACGTTCGGGGTGCTCGGCAGTCATTTTATCGATATACCGATTCCCGGTATCATCCTTCATCGAAAGGTCCCGTATTCGTGGGGTATCTTCAGCCGGGTCCTTCACATCACCCTCCCCTTCCGGTGGCAGCTCAACGGTGGCCTCATGCTTAGAGCGCATGATTTTATCACTGATTTCAACCATATCAAACCATGTTCTATGCTCACCCACATCTGTCTGCGAGCATCCACAAAGAATGAGTGTAAGCATCAGTATCTGGAGCAGCTTATTTTTTGAGAACATATTTCACCTTGCGTATCATTAAATTGGCTTCGTCGTCATAGTAACACCTCTATCCATTACCTGCTAGAGGTTGGCATCGGTGGTGTTGAAATTTCCGGCGTAGAAGACCGCCCTCTTCTGCTTACCCGGCTTGTATCTGGACGAGGAGGAGGCTTACGCGATATCACCATCCTTCTTGTTACAGGTTGAGGCGTGGCCGCCGCCCCTTCTTGTGGTGCTGTAACGGCGGCAGCTCCTCCCGTCGTTGCCCGTAAAGGAGCAGGGGCATTCGTTGATGCTGGCGCCGGGCGTTCAGGTGTAGCTGCCGCCCTGGGCTGCCTGGTCGGAGCAACTCTTTTCTTATCCGGGTCATACATAAATTTTTCTAAAACTTCATCTCCCTTCTTCAGCACGAGTTTCTCGGGAGAAATTTCAGCAACAAGGTAGCCACTTAGGACATCACCAACCTTCAGCCTGGCCGTCTCCTCTGCAGAACTTTTTGAGACCCTTTGCCTACGACTTCCGGACTGTTGGGTCTTTGGCGCATCTTTGCCCGGAGGAAAGCTGACAAGGGCCTGACTGAAGGTATCGCCAATAATTGACCCTGAATAGGTCAACTGGGCAACATCTGCACTTATTCCCAGATCATTGCCATGATCCTCGCCTTCCTCAGCCAATTTGTCGGCCTCACTTTCGATCAGACGTTCTTCATTAAATAGATAGCCCGGCTTCAGGTCAGGCATAACAATCGGGGCTGTCGGTTGCAAGTTCAGCTTTGCAGGAGGGCCTGCTACCTTTTCCACCTTTTTACCATCTCGTGCAGGTAAACTCGGCAGCTGCCCCCGCCACGTCTCGGATATTCCCCGCATCATGGCAAAAACTGCTATAAATAAAAGTACTGTTATTCCAACCCGAACCATTCGTTTCAGCCCATTTCCTTATTATAAAACATCGTCGACAACAATAAAACCTAACTACTTTTTCTCAACCTTTGTCAGCCGATAGAAGCCTTTCAGCTCCAAAAATATTTTCAGCTCTGTAGTCTTAAAAGGTTTCAGTGTAAAATTTTCAATTTTAAAAAAATAATTGAGTTTATAGAGTGATGATAAAAACTTCAAAAAACCTTCCAGATCCCCGGAAAGACGTATTTTAACAATCACTTCACCGTAGAGTTTTTCCTCATCTTTACCACTACTCTTGGTCAAGGGCCGAAGAGATTCCGGACTCAGCCCTGCGGCACCCAACAGCTCCTGCAACTTGAGCTGCATGGCTGAAGCAATCTCTTCTGCTGAAGTTCCTGAGAACAGATGCCTATCAAATTGATCGCGCCTTTCTTCCAACTGCCTAATTCTGTTCCGCAACGAATCAATGCTCTGAGTTGAAATTTGGTATTGATCATGCAAGGCCTGTTTACTCTCAATACCATCACGAACTTCAATATATTTGCTATAGGCGAAACGACCAATATTCAAGGCAGCCAGAATTCCGACAACCACAAACAAGCCGTTTCTTGTCCGTATCAATGCAATTATTTGGTTCAGTCGATTCACGGTAAACTTATCTCCACATGAAAATAGGTCTTATTTTTTCGACGACTCGTTGACTTCAACTGAGTATCACCAATATTCTGCAGGGCAGTTGTCACGGCATTTACATCCTCGGTGTAGCCCTGGATATTAATCGTATTGCTTTTATCGTCCATCCGCATCTGATCCACATACGATGTTGATGGCATCTCAGTGGTCAACTGACTGATAAAGTCAATCAAGTCAACGTTTGTGCCAATCGTGTCAAGCTCTGCCAAAGCAGCAAGATACTCGGCCTCTTTACTGCGCAGCTCTTTCATTTCATTGACCAGCGGCATGATTTGTTCGATCTTGTTGTCGACCTGTGAGTCAAATACCTTTAGTTTATACACCTTCACTCCACCGAACACCAGAAGAGTGAAGATATTTAACACTGCAAGCACCGCAATGACAATCTTCAGGTAGTCAGGACGCCGATACGAGGCTGGCAACATATTATAATTTTTTAGCAGTGGCCGATGACGGTTCAACTGTGTTGCATCTAAATAATCAAAAAATGGCTTTTCAGGCGGAGCCTTATCGGCAGATTCTCTTGCCGAGACACTGTCTGGATCCAAGAGATATATTCGATCAGTCTTACAGACCTCAACCGCCTCGGCAAAGGATGGCGCGGCACTGCACAGTAAGCGATCTGACAGATTCTGCCCGTCAAAAACAAAGGCTTTAAAAAACCGACCTGGAAGCAACAGTCCCCACTGTTCTTTACGATTGAGTCTGGTTACATAGCGCTGACTTTCCGGGTAAAGGCCTGTAAGAACAAATTCACCTTCCATAATTTCTTGGATATAGGCATCAATATAACCGCTGCGGGCAGCATAAAGAGTTATCTGGAAGGCTTCCTCTCCCCGCACAGCAGAATAACTATGCCAGGTTGGCTCATCCGTAAACGGAGTGACCATTTCAAGCTGATAACCAACCGCCTCATCAATATTGGTTGTGTCGAGCGGCAACTGAAAAAGCTTAAAAAACAGAAGATCTTCTGCCACAAAAAGGTACAAGGTTGCCGGGGCAGCCTTAACCTTCTCGATAAACTCTTTGATGCGAGCCCCAACCCCCCTGTCTTCCCTGGCAATGAATTCGTTGACAGCAGGATCCCTGGGGTGATACAGGGTCAGCCCGTTCTGGCTTATGACTATTTCAAGCGGTTCTCTCATATATATTGTTCCTGCCAGGCCCTTGTAATATATTTTGAGCCAGTCCTAGTCTTCTCAATAAGTAAGCTACTCATTATTCCCGGCGTTTTTTTCTTTATCTGATCCTCATCCGGCATGAAAAATTCATCCTCTTGAGTAACGCCTAAAAAACCCTTGCCGACTATAGTATAAAAATTACTCTTTGACTTGTAATCAAGGTGATTTTGAAACTTTTCGTACTGAGAATCACCCAGAATTTCTCTCGCGTCCAGTTGGTTAAGGTCTCTTTTTAACTCTTTTTTAAACTCACGATAGGCCTGCACCCTCTCTTTAGCACCTCCGGTCAGAAAATCAAGCATTGCCGGGCTCAAACTATTGAAATTGATTTTTCCACTGGTATTATGCACTGTAAAAACTTCCTGGGGAACAAATTTCCCAAAGAGCGGCTCAGTCGCGTTAATCAAAAAAAACTCAGCCGGATCCCCTATTGGTCCGTTGCGGGCGATATAGGGGTCCTCAAGCTCTCCATAGGTCTCGCTCTCCGCCCCACGGCCACCAATATCGCGATATAGATCATCACTGTCTCTCCAATCGAGTAGTGACGCCAATATATCATCGATCTGTTCCTCCTGATCTTCTCCAAGAAACGACTCGAGAAAAAGCCTTAGCAGTTCTGGAGATGATCTGTTGAGGTCAATTTTACCGTTTTCATTAGCCACATAATACGTCACTTTGCCACTGGGAATATAAACATCATACTCATAGCCCTCATAGAAATTCTCCCAATCCTCTTCCAGGCCAATTGCCGGCACATCAATCGGTCTCTGCCCCAATACTCGAAAAAGGCCAAGGCTTATTCCAGCTTCTGCCAGAAAATGCCCGGCGGCCCGGGCCTTGATGTTATGCGATATTTTCAGTTCAGTCCGAACCAGCATAATGAGCTCGGAGGCCAGAAAACTGGCCATCAGCATCACCACAATAACAACAACCAAGGCAAAGCCTTTCTGGTTTTTATGAGTTGAACTTATCATAGAGTGCAATAATCAATTAATCAAAAAACTTAAATCAGCCACGAAAACACACAAAATCACACGGACATGAAAAGCAAAATTTTTCTGTGTGTTTCTGTGTGCTTCCGTGGCAAAAAAACCCATACGGCAACCCTATTTCTTATTCAACAGTATAGTCATAAAATCCCCCTCAGTCCCCCTGACTTTTCAGATACGCGACGAAGGAGACTTCGAAGGGGGATTCAGGGGGATTTTGTTCTTATATCAATTACGCAATACCCTTTACTGTCAGTAATCGACTTATAAGGTGCAAGGCGTTAAAACCACATAAAACACGCCAATGGAAAAAGCAAAATTTTCCGGTGTGTTTCTGTGTGTTTCTGTGTGCTTCCGTGGCAAAAAAACCCATACGGTAACCCTATTTCTTATTCAACAGTATAGTCATGAAATCATTGTTTTCATCAGTGACCAAAACAAGCTCATAACTGCTGCCGTCAACCAGCACTTCGCCGCCTTCGGCCATATCGCCCTGCTCTGCCTGTCCCATAGCAATCAACTGCTTTTCAAAAGCCAGTGTACTGGCAAGAAGTTCAGTCCTCGACTCATCCATAAAATGAATATTGCGGGCCGACAAAGAAAAACTCTGCAAAATCGCCACATAGGCCAGACCCATAATGGTCACCGCCACCAGAATCTCCAGCAAAGAGAAACCAGACTCGGACTTCACCGCTTGTGACCTTTCGCCTCTTTTAGTTCGACATTCAATGTTCAATGTTCGGTATTCGATGTTCATTTTTAAAGCAGAAAAATCCCCTACTCAAGTTCCAGCTTCGAAAGGGCCTTCTCGTCAGTACAGCGCGGCACAAGACTGTAGGCCTCATCCCTGTATTCAAACGAAACTTCCGGGCTCACCTCCTGGTCATAGACAATATTCAAAGACTCTTCATCCATGGCAAGCAGGATCATCTCATCGAAATCAGGCAGATAGTCTTCATCATAGTCAGTATTCCAATAATCCCTTTTTTCGGAATAATAGATTGCCGACTCCGAGGCATTGTATCGATACAGGGCCAGCACCACCCCGGCATATTGATAAATGAAAGGGTTTCTGGTCACTACCCTGAACAGATCGTCTTCAGACGACATCAAGATCTCTTTTTTCTTTACATCATAGACCGCGCTTTTAATCTGACGTTGCAATAAATTGACCAGTCCGTATTTCCTCTCCATGGCCAGAATACGTTTATTGCCCTTCTCTGAAAAGCGGATGCCCACGTTGAGCACCGAATAAATCATGACCGAAACCATTGCCAGGAGAATCATGGCTATCATAAGCTCAAAGAGAGAAAACCCTTTTTGATTTTGGATTGCTGATTTCGGATTTCTGAAATACACTTTCACGCGCCTATACTATTTTTTCGCAGCACTTATATCCGATATCCAAGATCCGAGATCCGAGATCCGAGATCCGAGATCCGAGATCGAAAATCGAATCATTTGTCATCAGAATAATCGATAAGAGGCAAGCCCGTCATTGGATCTATTATAATTTTCTGGCTTCTTTCGTCTTTGGTAAACGTTATAACTCCGGGAGTAGCATAGCCTTCCGGGTAAAAAACAATTTCCGGTGGGTCTAATTCAAGGATATCGCTCTCTTCCCAGCCGAGCTCTCTATTTTCAGCAACCGCCCCAGACAGTGTCAAGGCATTGCTGCCCTCGACAGTTGTTATGGTTAAGGCTTTCCCTTCGGTCACCGCCCTTAATCGAGCATAGCGGACAATTGCCATGACCTTGGCTGTTTGCTTCTTATACTCAAGGCTGGTCAGAAATCGCCCTGTTGCCGGACCGGCAACCCCAGCCATAATACCTAAAAGAACAAGGACGACGAGCAGTTCCATCAGCGAAAAGCCCTGCTGCCGGGACAGACAAACCTTTGCCGCTAACCCAGGCCTATCCTTAGTTGGCGATTTCATTGATACTAAGAATAACAGAAAGCATCGAAACAACCACATAGCCGGCTACCAAGGCTATCATAAGGATAAAAACCGGCTCGATAAGAGCAATGATTCTCTTGACCCTGACTCGAAGCTCCGTTTCATAATGCTCGGCAATCTGCCCACAGACCTCACCAACACTTCCAGACTCTTCGCCAATGGCCAGCAAATCCACGGCGAGATCCGGGAACAAGCCCTTGCCCTGCAACTTAGGCGCAATCCGTTGACCCTCTTTCAGGGCTCGTGTCGCCTTATGCAGCAGTTGTTGGTACGCAAGATTTGTCGCAACCCCCGTACAAATCTTTAGTGAGGTTGCCAGATGAACTCCATTTTTTACCAACACCTCCAAAGTCCTAAAAATGCGCGTTGTTTCCAGTTCACGAATAAACCCTGAGATAATTGGCAGCTGTATGGCCTTGGCATCAAAATACTGCCT from Desulfobulbaceae bacterium encodes the following:
- a CDS encoding prepilin-type N-terminal cleavage/methylation domain-containing protein codes for the protein MYFRNPKSAIQNQKGFSLFELMIAMILLAMVSVMIYSVLNVGIRFSEKGNKRILAMERKYGLVNLLQRQIKSAVYDVKKKEILMSSEDDLFRVVTRNPFIYQYAGVVLALYRYNASESAIYYSEKRDYWNTDYDEDYLPDFDEMILLAMDEESLNIVYDQEVSPEVSFEYRDEAYSLVPRCTDEKALSKLELE
- a CDS encoding general secretion pathway protein GspK produces the protein MISSTHKNQKGFALVVVIVVMLMASFLASELIMLVRTELKISHNIKARAAGHFLAEAGISLGLFRVLGQRPIDVPAIGLEEDWENFYEGYEYDVYIPSGKVTYYVANENGKIDLNRSSPELLRLFLESFLGEDQEEQIDDILASLLDWRDSDDLYRDIGGRGAESETYGELEDPYIARNGPIGDPAEFFLINATEPLFGKFVPQEVFTVHNTSGKINFNSLSPAMLDFLTGGAKERVQAYREFKKELKRDLNQLDAREILGDSQYEKFQNHLDYKSKSNFYTIVGKGFLGVTQEDEFFMPDEDQIKKKTPGIMSSLLIEKTRTGSKYITRAWQEQYI
- a CDS encoding type II secretion system F family protein, translated to ELGQFIVSAAIYPIILLVVGFIAITILVTTILPRFEVLFQGMGQQLPFHVKILMDVANFVSNNMIISVIALVGPPVWVVYYFKTEKGRQYFDAKAIQLPIISGFIRELETTRIFRTLEVLVKNGVHLATSLKICTGVATNLAYQQLLHKATRALKEGQRIAPKLQGKGLFPDLAVDLLAIGEESGSVGEVCGQIAEHYETELRVRVKRIIALIEPVFILMIALVAGYVVVSMLSVILSINEIAN
- the gspD gene encoding type II secretion system secretin GspD is translated as MFSKNKLLQILMLTLILCGCSQTDVGEHRTWFDMVEISDKIMRSKHEATVELPPEGEGDVKDPAEDTPRIRDLSMKDDTGNRYIDKMTAEHPERKGEAVEGEGVMLNFDNADIYEVIQVIAETLDLSYVIDPNVKGTVNIRSGQKIPNDQLFTIFKKLLNINGLDIRSEGQHDYIFVAGKPVSMAIYDKDQMGLLKESPKLITQIVPVVHMSSAEAQKLIEPYLSEHNMVYNLAEQNTLIITDFESQIVDGLMILSRMDVSALSSLVVRMFRVEQAPLFDLKDELVEILSALKINKKDYEGVQILPMERVNSLLMIGYNESLIRTALKWAQDLDRAPTEGRDSIYIYNVRNSVATELADLVNSLIKENEKKTTTTTKTKTTRPVVRPPGNTKDAQSPVAPTPGRSSAPSTGPSLASMQFAGEPILIPDDARNIIMVRALWADYKRILKLLGRLDNLPMQVLIEVLVAEVSLTDDLEYGVEWALKNNMTDINDGSVSFKASTGLSSSLIFDANNDIFNLLTFLATKNDFSILSSPQVLVLNNESATVNVGEQVPIVTSETSDTVSSTTSNRTVQYKDTGVILNVTPRINYDGIILLEIDQQVSSVKSATTGGLDSPTISTKSIKTKLAVKDGQSILMGGLIEKNESDTQDGIPLLMDIPFLGNLFKSTTTKYKKTELLIMVTPYVIESENVLDQYVRNFQEKMLELRTELSQ
- the pilO gene encoding type 4a pilus biogenesis protein PilO; translation: MNRLNQIIALIRTRNGLFVVVGILAALNIGRFAYSKYIEVRDGIESKQALHDQYQISTQSIDSLRNRIRQLEERRDQFDRHLFSGTSAEEIASAMQLKLQELLGAAGLSPESLRPLTKSSGKDEEKLYGEVIVKIRLSGDLEGFLKFLSSLYKLNYFFKIENFTLKPFKTTELKIFLELKGFYRLTKVEKK
- a CDS encoding prepilin-type N-terminal cleavage/methylation domain-containing protein, which translates into the protein MNIEYRTLNIECRTKRGERSQAVKSESGFSLLEILVAVTIMGLAYVAILQSFSLSARNIHFMDESRTELLASTLAFEKQLIAMGQAEQGDMAEGGEVLVDGSSYELVLVTDENNDFMTILLNKK
- a CDS encoding GspH/FimT family pseudopilin — translated: MKSPTKDRPGLAAKVCLSRQQGFSLMELLVVLVLLGIMAGVAGPATGRFLTSLEYKKQTAKVMAIVRYARLRAVTEGKALTITTVEGSNALTLSGAVAENRELGWEESDILELDPPEIVFYPEGYATPGVITFTKDERSQKIIIDPMTGLPLIDYSDDK